The following coding sequences are from one Candidatus Borkfalkia ceftriaxoniphila window:
- a CDS encoding DUF7659 family protein encodes MKNLYEELKNKHQQEMNAFPIGACFSQKQFEEMMQKWGLTVHDTDKICSIGGGYYVRKSDYKEFIAMGKRFEKERKDAIVADKTGDGYIYQMFLYELANHEYCITYDYEDTFDALGLTVDEINADKRLLHGLKKATREYLKHCEDY; translated from the coding sequence ATGAAAAATTTATACGAAGAATTAAAAAACAAACACCAACAAGAAATGAACGCCTTTCCCATCGGCGCATGTTTCAGTCAAAAACAATTTGAAGAAATGATGCAAAAATGGGGCTTGACCGTACACGACACGGATAAGATCTGTTCCATCGGCGGAGGCTACTATGTCCGAAAATCCGACTATAAAGAATTTATCGCCATGGGAAAACGTTTTGAAAAAGAACGTAAAGACGCTATCGTTGCGGATAAAACCGGCGACGGATATATCTATCAGATGTTCCTCTATGAGCTTGCCAATCATGAATACTGCATTACCTATGATTATGAAGATACATTTGACGCGCTCGGGCTTACCGTGGACGAGATCAACGCGGACAAACGGCTTTTACACGGCTTAAAAAAGGCTACGCGGGAATACCTTAAACATTGCGAGGATTATTGA
- a CDS encoding MutS N-terminal domain-containing protein yields MPKLNLETKDKAQELIKAYLETNASDVLAQKINEGVRIHKDGKTLVNKKTLDGFMVYAADEAKKTADKEANSAYIDDSTVYGWAIHYFEEDTVEGTLYNEDGAEYKPPKPVTPAKPATTYTPPAPKPKPQMSLFELIEEQKPENAPNVPEQKTEEVTNDTPPDEELSAEEQREILEEIAANDIESPAVQPQGSPFYQRYMQIQNKYPDHIVAFKRGEFYEVLGKNAEWFAKELSLPLSERDCGFLERVPMVGVPIHAVDIYIAKAVQKGLKIAVADSLGEVKELPKPAAEQSKGSSIYQQYMNAQSKYPDYIVAYRLGDFYEIFGEKAKQFACELDLTLTGRDCGLPERVPMVGFPCHAANTYFVKAVNKGLKVAVFDSPGDNSIELYEPKQALPTEPEKHWIDEKTYIDDDGIVHDIETETEETAPAFDMSAFDTEALAMLDELFGEIIDLR; encoded by the coding sequence ATGCCGAAATTAAATCTCGAAACGAAAGACAAGGCGCAGGAACTCATCAAAGCATATCTCGAAACGAATGCGAGCGACGTTCTTGCCCAAAAGATCAATGAAGGCGTCCGAATACATAAAGACGGAAAGACGCTCGTCAATAAAAAGACGTTGGACGGCTTTATGGTTTATGCGGCGGACGAGGCGAAAAAAACTGCCGATAAAGAAGCGAACTCCGCCTATATCGATGATTCCACGGTGTACGGCTGGGCTATCCACTACTTTGAAGAGGATACCGTCGAAGGCACGCTCTACAACGAGGACGGCGCGGAATACAAACCGCCGAAACCGGTTACGCCTGCAAAGCCCGCGACGACTTACACGCCGCCCGCTCCCAAACCCAAACCGCAGATGTCGCTCTTTGAACTCATCGAAGAACAGAAACCCGAAAACGCTCCGAACGTTCCCGAACAAAAAACGGAAGAAGTCACCAATGATACGCCTCCGGACGAGGAATTATCCGCAGAAGAACAACGGGAGATCCTCGAAGAAATCGCCGCAAACGACATTGAAAGCCCTGCCGTTCAACCACAAGGCTCTCCGTTCTATCAGCGCTATATGCAGATACAAAACAAATACCCCGATCATATCGTCGCATTCAAACGCGGCGAGTTTTATGAAGTTTTAGGCAAGAACGCGGAATGGTTTGCCAAAGAACTATCGCTGCCGCTTTCAGAACGGGACTGCGGATTTTTGGAGCGCGTGCCTATGGTCGGTGTTCCCATTCACGCCGTTGACATCTATATAGCCAAAGCCGTACAGAAAGGCCTGAAAATCGCTGTTGCCGATTCACTCGGTGAAGTCAAAGAACTGCCGAAACCCGCCGCAGAACAGTCCAAAGGCTCTTCGATCTATCAGCAATACATGAACGCCCAAAGCAAGTATCCCGATTATATCGTCGCATACCGTTTGGGCGATTTTTACGAGATATTCGGGGAAAAAGCCAAACAGTTCGCCTGCGAACTTGACCTTACCCTAACCGGCCGGGATTGCGGGCTTCCCGAACGCGTGCCCATGGTCGGGTTCCCCTGCCACGCCGCGAATACTTACTTTGTAAAAGCCGTAAACAAAGGCTTAAAAGTCGCTGTTTTCGATTCGCCCGGCGACAATTCCATTGAACTGTATGAGCCGAAACAGGCCTTGCCGACGGAACCCGAAAAGCATTGGATCGACGAGAAAACCTATATCGATGACGACGGCATCGTGCACGATATTGAAACTGAAACCGAAGAAACTGCGCCCGCTTTCGATATGTCCGCCTTTGACACGGAAGCACTTGCAATGCTGGACGAATTGTTTGGAGAAATAATCGATTTGAGGTGA
- a CDS encoding LPD28 domain-containing protein, whose protein sequence is MKTKSETLTAEAVELFGQKALFTNERIPLSDLPKELHRYELRDDGNGNFATVENNVIINFAGTLVTKSPLDLGEHGYCKILDDQPDLNFLGYEQTLKDFMEENQ, encoded by the coding sequence ATGAAAACAAAAAGTGAAACACTTACGGCGGAAGCCGTGGAACTGTTCGGGCAGAAAGCGCTCTTTACGAACGAACGCATTCCCCTATCCGATTTACCGAAAGAACTGCACCGATACGAACTGCGCGACGACGGCAACGGAAACTTTGCGACAGTTGAAAACAACGTCATTATAAACTTTGCAGGCACGCTTGTTACGAAATCCCCTCTCGATCTCGGAGAACACGGCTATTGCAAAATCCTTGACGACCAACCTGATCTGAACTTTTTGGGATATGAACAAACCCTCAAAGATTTTATGGAGGAAAATCAATGA